From one Thermomicrobiales bacterium genomic stretch:
- the thrB gene encoding homoserine kinase → MLLPTSCNIRVPASSANLGPGFDSLGLALDLWMQVDVTRLNGPGDVRVVACDDLLGGGNLVVEAMQVTADRLGMSLPSCEIAVLSDIPVARGLGSSASAIVAGIHAAGFVLDVPLSPALVVDIGGEMEGHADNISASELGGATVSIRAERGWVAEVVAPALPWEVVALVPDAPAFTHEARGILPPAVSIPDAAANIGRAAMLALALRDGRGDLLREAMKDRLHQPYRAAIFPHLEPVIDAALAAGALGASLSGAGPTILAFADTAVAAAVAIAMEAAASSHRFAGRASRLAIAGGAIVDVRAPVR, encoded by the coding sequence GTGCTATTGCCGACCTCCTGTAACATCCGCGTCCCCGCGTCCAGCGCCAACCTCGGCCCCGGCTTTGACTCGCTGGGTCTAGCGCTCGATCTCTGGATGCAGGTGGATGTAACCCGTCTCAACGGCCCGGGCGACGTTCGTGTCGTTGCCTGCGACGATCTGCTGGGCGGCGGCAACCTCGTCGTCGAGGCGATGCAGGTGACGGCGGATCGGCTCGGGATGTCGCTCCCATCCTGTGAGATCGCGGTCTTGAGCGATATTCCAGTCGCGCGCGGACTGGGCTCATCTGCCTCGGCAATCGTCGCCGGTATTCACGCGGCCGGCTTCGTCCTCGATGTGCCGCTTTCCCCGGCGCTCGTCGTTGACATCGGCGGCGAGATGGAGGGCCATGCCGACAATATCTCGGCGTCGGAGCTGGGCGGGGCAACCGTCTCGATCCGCGCCGAACGCGGCTGGGTTGCAGAGGTCGTCGCCCCCGCATTGCCCTGGGAGGTCGTTGCTCTTGTCCCGGACGCCCCGGCGTTCACGCATGAAGCGCGCGGCATCCTTCCTCCAGCCGTCTCGATCCCGGACGCGGCGGCCAATATCGGTCGTGCCGCCATGCTGGCGCTGGCGCTTCGTGATGGCCGCGGCGATCTGCTGCGCGAGGCGATGAAGGACCGATTGCACCAACCCTACCGCGCCGCGATCTTCCCCCATCTCGAGCCGGTCATTGACGCAGCGCTAGCGGCCGGCGCCCTCGGCGCCAGCCTGTCGGGGGCCGGCCCGACGATCCTTGCCTTCGCTGACACCGCTGTTGCCGCAGCTGTGGCTATCGCAATGGAGGCCGCGGCCTCCTCACATCGATTCGCGGGACGAGCGAGCAGGTTGGCGATTGCAGGTGGCGCAATTGTCGATGTGCGCGCGCCTGTCCGATAG
- the rpsF gene encoding 30S ribosomal protein S6, which translates to MRKHAADPQVRDYEMMLVVAPTVTEEGLQQVVDRISGYITAQNGTVDSTNSQNPWGRRRLAYPIRDFNDAFYALYRFHATSDAIDELERDLRLDEQVIRHLIVRYDVLTEHEERPRGEGFRRGEPVSTRTAEPIADAPAAPDATVESAEAVESVEAVESAEAVESVEAVESVEAVESVTESDEGGEDVSKPDEA; encoded by the coding sequence TTGCGCAAGCACGCCGCTGATCCCCAAGTTCGCGATTACGAGATGATGCTCGTCGTCGCGCCGACCGTGACCGAAGAAGGCCTCCAGCAGGTCGTCGATCGGATCTCGGGGTACATCACCGCCCAGAACGGGACCGTCGACTCGACCAACAGCCAGAATCCCTGGGGTCGCCGTCGATTGGCATATCCGATCCGGGACTTCAACGACGCGTTTTACGCCCTCTACCGCTTCCATGCGACATCGGACGCGATCGACGAGCTCGAACGCGACCTGCGGCTGGACGAACAGGTGATCCGACACCTGATCGTGCGGTACGATGTTCTCACTGAACACGAGGAACGGCCGCGCGGCGAGGGATTTCGCCGTGGCGAGCCGGTTTCGACCCGCACTGCCGAGCCGATAGCTGACGCTCCGGCTGCACCAGACGCGACCGTCGAGAGTGCCGAGGCTGTCGAGAGTGTCGAGGCTGTCGAGAGTGCCGAGGCCGTCGAAAGTGTCGAGGCCGTCGAGAGTGTCGAGGCCGTCGAGAGTGTTACTGAGTCGGACGAGGGCGGCGAAGACGTGTCGAAGCCGGACGAGGCATAG
- the rpsR gene encoding 30S ribosomal protein S18, giving the protein MDERQSSHGDQSGAGRPRRFVSSGPGRSFSRRKVCGFCVDGINHVDYKDVPRLRRYVSDRGMIEPRRKSGTCAKHQRSLAVAIKRARHLSLLSFTEGSREGRDRGGRGERGGRGRDRGPRDFGDRGPREFGDRGPRDFGDRGPRDFGDRGPRSFSDRGPREDFRDAGSRPQTESND; this is encoded by the coding sequence ATGGATGAGCGACAGTCGTCGCATGGGGACCAGTCTGGTGCGGGCCGGCCGCGCCGCTTCGTGAGCAGCGGCCCGGGCCGCTCCTTTTCTCGCCGCAAGGTCTGCGGATTCTGCGTCGATGGCATCAATCACGTCGATTACAAGGACGTCCCGCGCCTGCGGCGCTACGTCTCTGATCGAGGCATGATCGAGCCGCGCCGCAAGAGCGGAACCTGCGCCAAGCACCAACGCTCGTTGGCAGTCGCGATCAAGCGCGCCCGGCATCTGTCGCTGCTCTCCTTCACCGAGGGCTCGCGCGAGGGTCGAGATCGCGGCGGTCGGGGCGAGCGCGGTGGTCGTGGCCGAGACCGTGGTCCTCGAGACTTCGGCGACCGCGGGCCACGCGAATTTGGTGACCGCGGGCCGCGTGACTTCGGCGACCGTGGGCCTCGAGACTTTGGTGACCGCGGGCCGCGCAGCTTCAGCGATCGTGGGCCGCGTGAGGACTTCCGCGACGCAGGGTCGCGACCGCAGACCGAGAGCAACGATTAG
- the thrC gene encoding threonine synthase, with translation MKLRCIECGREYPPEDTRTGCDCGGLLEVELEIPPVSREMFDARLGMLDHPLRSGVWRYRELMPAFPDDAIVSKPEGNTNLYHDQRLSDFAGTEVWFKHEGENPTGSFKDRGMTVGVSHARWTGATMVACASTGNTSASVAAYAATAGIPSVVFIPEGKISAAKLGQTIAYGTTIIQVRGDFDAAMRMVREATSRYGIYLLNSLNPFRLEGQKSIVLESLQQLRWQVPDWIVIPGGNLGNTSALGKALREAVAAGLIDEMPRIAVSQAAGAAPFYRAWQTGFETYEPVAAETIASAIRIGDPVNYTKARRAILDTEGTVTAVDDDAIMAAKAMVDRVGIGCEPASAAGLAGIRRLVTEGVIQPGERVLTYLTGHLLKDTEASADYYITRGGAYPTVIDPTLEALDRAIADLL, from the coding sequence GTGAAGCTGCGATGTATCGAATGTGGGCGGGAGTACCCGCCGGAAGATACGCGGACGGGCTGTGACTGTGGCGGGCTGCTCGAAGTCGAGCTGGAGATCCCGCCCGTCTCTCGTGAGATGTTCGATGCGCGACTTGGGATGCTCGATCACCCACTGCGATCCGGCGTCTGGCGCTATCGCGAGCTGATGCCCGCCTTCCCGGACGACGCGATTGTCTCCAAGCCCGAGGGTAACACCAATCTCTATCACGACCAGCGCCTGAGCGATTTTGCCGGGACCGAGGTCTGGTTCAAGCACGAAGGTGAGAACCCGACCGGCTCATTCAAAGATCGCGGTATGACAGTCGGCGTCAGCCATGCCCGCTGGACTGGCGCGACGATGGTTGCTTGCGCCTCGACCGGCAATACCAGTGCATCGGTTGCTGCATACGCCGCGACGGCCGGCATTCCCTCGGTCGTCTTCATCCCCGAGGGCAAGATCTCGGCCGCAAAGCTCGGCCAGACCATCGCCTACGGCACGACGATCATCCAGGTGCGCGGAGATTTCGATGCGGCCATGCGGATGGTTCGTGAGGCGACGAGCAGGTACGGTATCTACTTGCTGAACTCACTGAATCCATTTCGGCTGGAGGGCCAGAAGTCGATCGTGCTGGAGTCGCTCCAGCAGCTTCGCTGGCAGGTTCCCGACTGGATCGTCATCCCTGGCGGCAATCTCGGCAATACCAGCGCGCTTGGCAAGGCGTTGCGCGAGGCAGTCGCGGCCGGCCTCATCGACGAGATGCCGCGTATCGCCGTCTCTCAGGCGGCCGGCGCCGCGCCGTTCTACCGCGCCTGGCAGACCGGCTTCGAGACCTACGAGCCAGTGGCCGCCGAAACGATCGCGAGCGCGATTCGGATCGGCGACCCAGTCAACTACACCAAGGCGCGGCGTGCCATCCTCGACACCGAGGGAACGGTGACTGCCGTTGACGATGACGCGATTATGGCGGCCAAGGCCATGGTCGATCGTGTCGGCATTGGCTGCGAGCCGGCCTCGGCGGCCGGCCTGGCCGGTATTCGTCGCCTCGTGACCGAGGGCGTTATCCAGCCGGGTGAGCGAGTCCTGACCTATCTGACAGGCCATCTGCTGAAGGACACCGAAGCGAGCGCCGACTACTACATCACCCGTGGTGGCGCGTATCCGACGGTCATTGATCCGACACTGGAGGCGCTGGACCGTGCTATTGCCGACCTCCTGTAA
- the ssb gene encoding single-stranded DNA-binding protein, with protein sequence MSRGFSHVVLVGNLGRDPEMRYSQNGTPITNFSMAVSRRRRDQEGQFQDETSWFRVTLFRSMAENANDWLRKGNRVLVEGQLQIRQYTDSNGVEKTSVEVVANSFQNLTAREDQGGDATGAYSGGYNRDNRSQSGSAPRGGERPTQPPSQPSQQSQQNDPFGDYDDDINDVPF encoded by the coding sequence ATGTCGCGAGGCTTCAGTCATGTGGTTCTGGTCGGGAATCTCGGCCGTGACCCGGAGATGCGCTATAGCCAGAACGGGACGCCGATCACGAATTTCTCGATGGCGGTCAGTCGTCGCCGTCGCGACCAGGAGGGCCAGTTCCAGGATGAAACGAGCTGGTTCCGCGTGACGCTCTTCCGCTCAATGGCCGAAAACGCGAATGACTGGTTGCGTAAAGGCAACCGAGTCCTGGTCGAAGGCCAGCTGCAGATCCGACAATATACCGATAGCAACGGGGTCGAAAAGACCAGTGTCGAGGTGGTGGCGAACAGCTTCCAGAACCTGACCGCGCGCGAAGACCAGGGTGGCGATGCCACCGGCGCGTACAGTGGCGGCTACAACCGGGACAATCGCAGCCAGAGCGGTAGCGCGCCGCGAGGCGGCGAACGCCCGACACAGCCGCCGAGCCAACCGAGCCAGCAAAGTCAGCAGAACGACCCGTTTGGTGATTACGACGACGATATTAACGATGTCCCGTTCTAG